From Daphnia pulicaria isolate SC F1-1A chromosome 4, SC_F0-13Bv2, whole genome shotgun sequence, one genomic window encodes:
- the LOC124338227 gene encoding coiled-coil domain-containing protein 93-like isoform X1 — translation MKTTTNYENSESPLPCPYLARTLSVCLCHLVYSMDKRELFEVKDDEEQRAKLQDICDLLLAAGYFRVRLKGLSAFDKVVGGMVWCLELCAVDVDVNFLFRENLNIGEKIEITEKIINVLLSIKCAYALEPHQIQGLDTVKILPVMQWLVKKAMETRESLNDHLREIADLQYQKTFPLPESEVKLQETAKNLPKLFLPQRKFKKVQGQSLPIEKEVVSTLMEYGYNKVNLLDDTQQLVEKTMKSEKKLENRAISHKVSNLIHQQAGFISQTIDDYTQRQNEREGERDERTHLEERNKKTSEALERVCNQIASQQQVMDQLKAKIGDLIASEEVLEQQKKSLAALETEENRQTLDQLDRLVSQNEAANAQRKQFKNQCKAELEELQSRNEALLSKEEEAPANQDHLKRQVDSAREQLAGALKILGEKNVNLMKLRRQLDAVPGNSELNQYQRRFTELCTQVNEKQTELNGYYLLYNTLEDTKVYLNKELSLLTSIHDSFSQSMTSSAGKGEFLQQMEKIVTAVRQNKNKIEKQIEMLTEKHHDLGRCLGQFAVEEHQYRDTLKAISHESHKYKQLMSQLSDHND, via the exons atgaaaacaacaacaaattatgAAAACAGCGAGAGCCCGTTGCCGTGCCCGTACCTGGCCCGTACACTGTCCGTCTGTCTCTGTCACCTCGTATACTCAATGGATAAGAGA GAACTTTTTGAGGTTAAGGACGATGAAGAACAAAGGGCAAAATTGCAAGACATTTGCGATTTACTCTTGGCTGCTGGCTATTTCCGCGTGAGACTCAAAGGATTGTCTGCCTTTGATAAA GTGGTAGGAGGCATGGTCTGGTGCTTGGAACTTTGTGCCGTTGATGTTGACGTCAACTTCTTGTTTCGAGAAAATCTCAACATTGGTGAAAAAAT TGAAATCactgaaaaaattattaatgttTTATTGTCAATCAAGTGTGCTTATGCCCTTGAACCTCACCAAATTCAAGGTCTTGACACAGTAAAAATCCTTCCTGTGATGCAG TGGTTGGTGAAGAAAGCCATGGAAACAAGAGAATCTCTCAACGATCACTTGAGAGAAATTGCTGACCTACAATACCAGAAGACCTTCCCTTTGCCTGAATCAGAAGTGAAATTGCAAGAGACAGCCAAGAATCTACCCAAATTATTCCTGCCTCAGAGGAAATTCAAGAAAGTCCAGGGTCAATCCCTGCCGATAGAGAAAGAG GTCGTTTCTACTTTAATGGAATACGGCTACAACAAGGTCAACCTTCTTGATGACACCCAACAG CTGGTGGAGAAGACGATGAAGAGCGAGAAAAAGCTGGAAAATCGAGCCATCTCCCATAAAGTTAGCAATCTCATCCACCAGCAAGCTGGCTTTATAAGTCAAACGATTGATGACTACACCCAACGCCAGAACGAACGCGaa GGCGAGCGGGATGAGCGAACTCATTTGGAGGAACGCAATAAGAAAACATCGGAAGCTCTGGAACGCGTCTGCAATCAAATCGCCTCGCAGCAACAGGTGATGGATCAGTTGAAGGCCAAGATCGGCGATCTTATTGCGTCAGAAGAAGTTTTGGAGCAGCAGAAGAAATCGCTCGCAGCCTTGGAGACTGAGGAGAATCGCCA GACCTTGGATCAGCTTGATCGCCTCGTAAGCCAGAACGAAGCGGCCAATGCACAGCGGAAGCAATTCAAAAATCAATGTAAAGCAGAGCTGGAAGAACTTCAGTCACGCAACGa GGCATTATTAAGCAAAGAAGAGGAAGCTCCAGCCAATCAAGATCACCTCAAGCGGCAAGTGGACAGTGCCCGTGAGCAGCTGGCTGGCGCCCTGAAAATTTTGGGTGAGAAGAACGTGAATTTGATGAAATTGCGACGCCAGTTGGACGCCGTGCCGGGCAACTCTGAATTGAATCAGTACCAACGTCGTTTCACCGAACTCTGCacccaag TTAATGAGAAGCAAACTGAATTGAACGGCTATTACTTGCTGTACAATACGTTGGAGGACACGAAAGTCTACTTGAACAAAGAGCTCTCACTGCTGACCTCAATCCACGACTCATTCAGTCAATCAATGACGAGTTCGGCCGGCAAAGGAGAATTCCTCCAGCAAATGGAGAAAATCGTCACCGCCGTCAGGCAAAACAAGAATAAG ATCGAGAAGCAGATCGAAATGTTGACGGAGAAACACCACGATCTGGGCCGTTGCCTTGGCCAGTTTGCCGTCGAGGAGCACCAATACCGAGACACGCTCAAGGCCATCAGCCACGAGAGTCACAAGTATAAGCAGTTGATGTCGCAGTTGAGCGATCACAACGACTAA
- the LOC124338227 gene encoding coiled-coil domain-containing protein 93-like isoform X2 — MLTSTSCFEKISTLVKKCIEITEKIINVLLSIKCAYALEPHQIQGLDTVKILPVMQWLVKKAMETRESLNDHLREIADLQYQKTFPLPESEVKLQETAKNLPKLFLPQRKFKKVQGQSLPIEKEVVSTLMEYGYNKVNLLDDTQQLVEKTMKSEKKLENRAISHKVSNLIHQQAGFISQTIDDYTQRQNEREGERDERTHLEERNKKTSEALERVCNQIASQQQVMDQLKAKIGDLIASEEVLEQQKKSLAALETEENRQTLDQLDRLVSQNEAANAQRKQFKNQCKAELEELQSRNEALLSKEEEAPANQDHLKRQVDSAREQLAGALKILGEKNVNLMKLRRQLDAVPGNSELNQYQRRFTELCTQVNEKQTELNGYYLLYNTLEDTKVYLNKELSLLTSIHDSFSQSMTSSAGKGEFLQQMEKIVTAVRQNKNKIEKQIEMLTEKHHDLGRCLGQFAVEEHQYRDTLKAISHESHKYKQLMSQLSDHND, encoded by the exons ATGTTGACGTCAACTTCTTGTTTCGAGAAAATCTCAACATTGGTGAAAAAATGTAT TGAAATCactgaaaaaattattaatgttTTATTGTCAATCAAGTGTGCTTATGCCCTTGAACCTCACCAAATTCAAGGTCTTGACACAGTAAAAATCCTTCCTGTGATGCAG TGGTTGGTGAAGAAAGCCATGGAAACAAGAGAATCTCTCAACGATCACTTGAGAGAAATTGCTGACCTACAATACCAGAAGACCTTCCCTTTGCCTGAATCAGAAGTGAAATTGCAAGAGACAGCCAAGAATCTACCCAAATTATTCCTGCCTCAGAGGAAATTCAAGAAAGTCCAGGGTCAATCCCTGCCGATAGAGAAAGAG GTCGTTTCTACTTTAATGGAATACGGCTACAACAAGGTCAACCTTCTTGATGACACCCAACAG CTGGTGGAGAAGACGATGAAGAGCGAGAAAAAGCTGGAAAATCGAGCCATCTCCCATAAAGTTAGCAATCTCATCCACCAGCAAGCTGGCTTTATAAGTCAAACGATTGATGACTACACCCAACGCCAGAACGAACGCGaa GGCGAGCGGGATGAGCGAACTCATTTGGAGGAACGCAATAAGAAAACATCGGAAGCTCTGGAACGCGTCTGCAATCAAATCGCCTCGCAGCAACAGGTGATGGATCAGTTGAAGGCCAAGATCGGCGATCTTATTGCGTCAGAAGAAGTTTTGGAGCAGCAGAAGAAATCGCTCGCAGCCTTGGAGACTGAGGAGAATCGCCA GACCTTGGATCAGCTTGATCGCCTCGTAAGCCAGAACGAAGCGGCCAATGCACAGCGGAAGCAATTCAAAAATCAATGTAAAGCAGAGCTGGAAGAACTTCAGTCACGCAACGa GGCATTATTAAGCAAAGAAGAGGAAGCTCCAGCCAATCAAGATCACCTCAAGCGGCAAGTGGACAGTGCCCGTGAGCAGCTGGCTGGCGCCCTGAAAATTTTGGGTGAGAAGAACGTGAATTTGATGAAATTGCGACGCCAGTTGGACGCCGTGCCGGGCAACTCTGAATTGAATCAGTACCAACGTCGTTTCACCGAACTCTGCacccaag TTAATGAGAAGCAAACTGAATTGAACGGCTATTACTTGCTGTACAATACGTTGGAGGACACGAAAGTCTACTTGAACAAAGAGCTCTCACTGCTGACCTCAATCCACGACTCATTCAGTCAATCAATGACGAGTTCGGCCGGCAAAGGAGAATTCCTCCAGCAAATGGAGAAAATCGTCACCGCCGTCAGGCAAAACAAGAATAAG ATCGAGAAGCAGATCGAAATGTTGACGGAGAAACACCACGATCTGGGCCGTTGCCTTGGCCAGTTTGCCGTCGAGGAGCACCAATACCGAGACACGCTCAAGGCCATCAGCCACGAGAGTCACAAGTATAAGCAGTTGATGTCGCAGTTGAGCGATCACAACGACTAA
- the LOC124338221 gene encoding rho GTPase-activating protein conundrum-like isoform X1, translating into MAAVVEGEAHLHDVWPENHVRSMVETTSSEDELLCSASTMEEAEEAATWLIDVGLGNIVDNLMENNQLVTEASLANAVIEDNLTTNQYQTIRKRVETLRVTLKGRKTRAGAGQQRPDCRDIFRDPEASHSGGSSGRSRSATPDSLDSDSMKHSTENLVASVGGGGRLTISPAISPKTWSRSGSQEDGELLSSLFQSSCLDEDDAATISSNNNKIFHLDSFLPIPNTHRSEARRRSSFNQIDGIKQQSFKPSRPGFFSPAAEGHVAAVDRQGIEIVKFKLVGTLSSASAYSQRRHSDQYGDVTQLIPVTQQPKISLEEGLTHAQKRKLRQLALLELTALFDKYGLPMRKRSRLRVRNFTQSSRERNVFGIPLKKLVEKDQARTPIIFTMLVEELRNHRLDEEGLLRVPGNKQKMLVMQNVIENQWKNNHVDIKGMQIVTHILKSSGSHEIACLLKTYLRQLPESLFTQDCLDLFAQVGDITNFDDQIWALNLLIVQLPDVNCQTLRLLLRFLKDVVDHQTQNRMTVSNVATVMGPNLFPPRISKASTKTNMESLTDGMAYASKTNRITEILVTHQDELFSIPPEMLLQLSRIKVK; encoded by the exons atggcaGCGGTCGTCGAAGGGGAAGCCCATCTTCACGACGTCTGGCCGGAAAACCACGTCAGGTCAATGGTTGAAACCACATCATCCGAAGACGAGCTGCTCTGCTCCGCCTCGACGATGGAAG AAGCGGAAGAAGCCGCTACGTGGCTCATCGACGTCGGATTGGGCAACATTGTCGACAACCTGATGGAAAACAATCAATTAGTGACGGAAGCCAGCCTGGCCAACGCCGTCATCGAGGACAATTTGACAACCAATCAATACCAAACCATCCGCAAAAGAGTGGAGACCCTCCGAGTCACTTTAAAAGGACGTAAAACTCGAGCGGGAGCCGGCCAACAGAGACCCGATTGCCGGGACATTTTCCGTGATCCGGAG GCCAGTCACAGCGGCGGATCGAGTGGCCGTTCGCGATCAGCCACCCCTGACTCTTTGGACTCGGACTCGATGAAACACTCGACGGAGAATTTAGTGGCAAgtgtaggaggaggaggacgactTACCATCAGTCCGGCCATCTCACCTAAAACTTGGTCACGCTCCGGCAGCCAGGAAGATGGCGAGCTTTTATCCAGTCTCTTTCAAAGCAGCTGTCTGGATGAAGATGATGCGGCGACTatttccagcaacaacaacaaa ATCTTTCACCTGGATTCGTTTCTTCCGATACCCAACACCCACAGATCAGAGGCTAGGAGGCGGAGTAGTTTCAATCAAATCGACGGGATTAAACAGCAGTCGTTCAAACCGTCCCGCCCGGGATTTTTCAGTCCAGCGGCCGAAGGTCACGTAGCCGCTGTCGATAGACAAGGAATCGAAATTGTCAAGTTCAAACTGGTCGGAACCCTCTCGTCGGCTTCGGCCTACAGTCAAAGGAGACACAGCGATCAATATGGGGACGTAACACAATTGATTCCGGTGACGCAACAG ccaaaaatttctttagaGGAGGGACTCACCCATgcgcaaaagagaaaattacgTCAACTGGCTCTACTGGAACTGACCGCTTTGTTTGACAAATACGGGCTGCCCATGAGGAAACGCAGTCGGCTGCGAGTCCGAAATTTCACCCAGTCGAGTAGAGAAAGGAACGTCTTTGGCATACCCCTAAAGAAATTAGTGGAAAAGGATCAGGCCAGAACGCCAATCATTTTCACAATG TTGGTTGAAGAGTTGAGGAACCACCGTTTGGATGAAGAGGGTTTGCTAAGAGTGCCtggcaacaaacaaaagatgtTGGTCATGCAGAATGTCATCGAAAATCAGTGGAAGAACAACCATGTAGATATCAAAGGGATGCAAATAGTCACCCATATTTTGAAAAGTTCTGGGTCACACGAAATTGCTTGCCTGCTGAAAACATATTTGAGGCAATTACCTGAATCACTCTTTACCCAAGATTGCTTGGACTTGTTTGCTCAAGTTGGAG ATATTACCAATTTTGATGATCAAATATGGGCTTTGAACCTGCTGATTGTCCAGCTGCCCGACGTAAATTGCCAGACCCTTCGACTTTTGCTCAGATTTCTCAAGGACGTCGTGGATCACCAAACTCAAAACCGAATGACAGTTAGCAATGTGGCCACAGTGATGGGCCCCAACCTTTTCCCACCCCGAATAAGCAAAGCAAGTACCAAAACCAACATGGAATCGCTAACAGACGGG ATGGCCTATGCCTCGAAAACCAACCGCATAACCGAGATTCTCGTGACCCACCAGGACGAACTCTTCTCCATTCCGCCGGAAATGCTGTTGCAATTATCTCGTATCAAAGTCAAATAG
- the LOC124338221 gene encoding rho GTPase-activating protein conundrum-like isoform X2 produces MAAVVEGEAHLHDVWPENHVRSMVETTSSEDELLCSASTMEAEEAATWLIDVGLGNIVDNLMENNQLVTEASLANAVIEDNLTTNQYQTIRKRVETLRVTLKGRKTRAGAGQQRPDCRDIFRDPEASHSGGSSGRSRSATPDSLDSDSMKHSTENLVASVGGGGRLTISPAISPKTWSRSGSQEDGELLSSLFQSSCLDEDDAATISSNNNKIFHLDSFLPIPNTHRSEARRRSSFNQIDGIKQQSFKPSRPGFFSPAAEGHVAAVDRQGIEIVKFKLVGTLSSASAYSQRRHSDQYGDVTQLIPVTQQPKISLEEGLTHAQKRKLRQLALLELTALFDKYGLPMRKRSRLRVRNFTQSSRERNVFGIPLKKLVEKDQARTPIIFTMLVEELRNHRLDEEGLLRVPGNKQKMLVMQNVIENQWKNNHVDIKGMQIVTHILKSSGSHEIACLLKTYLRQLPESLFTQDCLDLFAQVGDITNFDDQIWALNLLIVQLPDVNCQTLRLLLRFLKDVVDHQTQNRMTVSNVATVMGPNLFPPRISKASTKTNMESLTDGMAYASKTNRITEILVTHQDELFSIPPEMLLQLSRIKVK; encoded by the exons atggcaGCGGTCGTCGAAGGGGAAGCCCATCTTCACGACGTCTGGCCGGAAAACCACGTCAGGTCAATGGTTGAAACCACATCATCCGAAGACGAGCTGCTCTGCTCCGCCTCGACGATGGAAG CGGAAGAAGCCGCTACGTGGCTCATCGACGTCGGATTGGGCAACATTGTCGACAACCTGATGGAAAACAATCAATTAGTGACGGAAGCCAGCCTGGCCAACGCCGTCATCGAGGACAATTTGACAACCAATCAATACCAAACCATCCGCAAAAGAGTGGAGACCCTCCGAGTCACTTTAAAAGGACGTAAAACTCGAGCGGGAGCCGGCCAACAGAGACCCGATTGCCGGGACATTTTCCGTGATCCGGAG GCCAGTCACAGCGGCGGATCGAGTGGCCGTTCGCGATCAGCCACCCCTGACTCTTTGGACTCGGACTCGATGAAACACTCGACGGAGAATTTAGTGGCAAgtgtaggaggaggaggacgactTACCATCAGTCCGGCCATCTCACCTAAAACTTGGTCACGCTCCGGCAGCCAGGAAGATGGCGAGCTTTTATCCAGTCTCTTTCAAAGCAGCTGTCTGGATGAAGATGATGCGGCGACTatttccagcaacaacaacaaa ATCTTTCACCTGGATTCGTTTCTTCCGATACCCAACACCCACAGATCAGAGGCTAGGAGGCGGAGTAGTTTCAATCAAATCGACGGGATTAAACAGCAGTCGTTCAAACCGTCCCGCCCGGGATTTTTCAGTCCAGCGGCCGAAGGTCACGTAGCCGCTGTCGATAGACAAGGAATCGAAATTGTCAAGTTCAAACTGGTCGGAACCCTCTCGTCGGCTTCGGCCTACAGTCAAAGGAGACACAGCGATCAATATGGGGACGTAACACAATTGATTCCGGTGACGCAACAG ccaaaaatttctttagaGGAGGGACTCACCCATgcgcaaaagagaaaattacgTCAACTGGCTCTACTGGAACTGACCGCTTTGTTTGACAAATACGGGCTGCCCATGAGGAAACGCAGTCGGCTGCGAGTCCGAAATTTCACCCAGTCGAGTAGAGAAAGGAACGTCTTTGGCATACCCCTAAAGAAATTAGTGGAAAAGGATCAGGCCAGAACGCCAATCATTTTCACAATG TTGGTTGAAGAGTTGAGGAACCACCGTTTGGATGAAGAGGGTTTGCTAAGAGTGCCtggcaacaaacaaaagatgtTGGTCATGCAGAATGTCATCGAAAATCAGTGGAAGAACAACCATGTAGATATCAAAGGGATGCAAATAGTCACCCATATTTTGAAAAGTTCTGGGTCACACGAAATTGCTTGCCTGCTGAAAACATATTTGAGGCAATTACCTGAATCACTCTTTACCCAAGATTGCTTGGACTTGTTTGCTCAAGTTGGAG ATATTACCAATTTTGATGATCAAATATGGGCTTTGAACCTGCTGATTGTCCAGCTGCCCGACGTAAATTGCCAGACCCTTCGACTTTTGCTCAGATTTCTCAAGGACGTCGTGGATCACCAAACTCAAAACCGAATGACAGTTAGCAATGTGGCCACAGTGATGGGCCCCAACCTTTTCCCACCCCGAATAAGCAAAGCAAGTACCAAAACCAACATGGAATCGCTAACAGACGGG ATGGCCTATGCCTCGAAAACCAACCGCATAACCGAGATTCTCGTGACCCACCAGGACGAACTCTTCTCCATTCCGCCGGAAATGCTGTTGCAATTATCTCGTATCAAAGTCAAATAG